In Klebsiella aerogenes, the DNA window ACCACGGCTTGTTCATCGCCACGGCGGCGTTGAACCAGGTTTCGCTGGTTTCGTTGCCGGTGAACAGCGTGATGAAGTTTTTCTTCGGCATTTTGCACTGTTCAACGCACAGCTTCATGATGATACGTTCCTGGGTGCGAACGCGATCCATCATGCTGCGCATGCTGTTGACCAGATAATCGAACTGTTTCGGTACGAGGCGGAACTGTTTGAAGACCTCGGACAGCTTGAGGATCTCTTCCTGCGCGATAGCGTGGCTACGACCTTTCGCTTTAATGGTGTCGCGAGTCAGCTCGTACTGGGTGCGCAGTTCGCCGAATTTCTCGCGAGCCAGCTCCGGGTCGATGCTGTTGTCGTCATCGCTGCTGTCGTCGTCGTCATCCTCTTCCTCATCGTCGTCGTCATCCATCTCTTCCTGAGACAGTTCAGAACCGACGTGAGTGGCGGTTGGCGCCATATCTTCTTCGGCGTTCGGATCGACGAAACCGGTGATCAGGTCGGACAGGCGAGCCTCTTCAGCTTCGACGCGATCGTACTGTTCCAGCAGATAGGTGATGGCTTCCGGGTATTCCGCAACGGAGCACTGGACCTGGTTGATCCCGTCTTCGATGCGTTTAGCGATGTCGATTTCGCCTTCACGGGTCAGCAGCTCTACGGTACCCATTTCGCGCATGTACATGCGCACCGGGTCGGTCGTACGGCCAATTTCAGATTCAACGCTCGACAGCACCTGGGCCGCTGCTTCTTCTGCGTCTTCATCGGTATTGTTGGAGGTTTCAGCAAGCAGCAGATCATCGGCATCCGGTGCTTCTTCCATCACCTGAATACCCATGTCGTTGATCATTTGGATGATGTCTTCGATCTGATCGGAGTCGACGATATCTTCCGGCAGATGGTCATTGACCTCGGCATAGGTCAGATAGCCTTGCTCCTTACCACGTTGGACAAGAAGCTTCAGCTGTGACTGCGGGTTTTGCTCCATAAGACGGTATCCACACTTAATTCGTTTGATTGGTGCAGGCAGACAAGCTGCCAACATTTAAAGCGAGGGCGTACTTATATTATTGCCGCTGCGCCTCAGCGCGGCTGTCGGGGGCTTCCCGATCGATGTTCGGCACTTAAGCCGTTAAATTCATTTTTTGGCCAGTTCCTGGCTGATAGTCCAGAGCTCCCGGCGCTCCTCACTGCTTAGACCGTGTGTGCGATCGCGAGCTATCAACTCTTCTTGTCGCAGTTCCAGCAGTGAGTCAAACATATGGTTGAGCGAGTCGGTGAAGGTTTGTTCCGCGATATCCTTATCTGCTATATCGTCCCACATCGACAGTTTTTCAAGGGTCGCCGCTTCATTTGTCCCGCGATACTGCTCTAACAGCTGCCCGGTGGTCAGACCCGGCTGAGATAAACAGGTATTGACCAGTTCGCTGAATAAGCCAAGTCCTGGCATCTTCTGCTGATCCAGACCGACCAACGGCGGAACCAGTGGCGCCAGATCGGGGTTCTGCACCAGTAACCCTATAAGTATACGCATGGTCGTGCGTTTTAGCTGCGGCGCCGGGCGTTGAGCGTTATTTTCCGCCTGTTTCGGCATTAAACGTTCAAGCTGAGCGTCATCCAGAATCCCCAACTTGTTGCCCAGCTCCTGGCGCAAATAAATACGCAGCGTTTCACCCGGCACCTGGGTAATCAGTGGCAACGCCAGCGTGCTCAACTGCGCGCGCCCGTCCGGGGTGCTCAGATCGACCTGCGGCATCAGACTATTGAATAAAAACGTGGAGAGCGGCTGTGCCTGCTCCATCCGCGCTTCAAACGCTTCTTTGCCCTCTTTACGCACCAGCGTATCCGGGTCTTCGCCATCAGGTAAAAACATAAAGCGTAGCTGACGACCATCAGTCATGTAGGGCAGCGCCGTTTCCAGCGCGCGCCATGCCGCATCGCGGCCAGCCCGGTCGCCGTCATAACAGCAGATGACCTGATTGGTCGCTCTGAACAGCAGCTGAATATGGTCGGCGGTGGTCGAGGTGCCCAGCGAGGCGACGGCGTAATTAATGCCGTACTGCGCCAGCGCGACGACGTCCATATAACCTTCGACCACCAGCAGACGCTGAGGTTCGGCATTATCCTGCTGCGCTTCATACAGGCCGTACAACTGGCGGCCTTTATGGAAAATATCGGTCTCCGGGGAGTTCAGGTACTTCGGCAGCGCATCGCCCAGCACGCGCCCGCCAAAACCAATCACCCGGCCTCGCTTATCGCGGATCGGGAACATCACCCGTTCGCGGAAGCGGTCGTAACTGCGACCCTGATCGTTGGTGACCAGCATGCCTGCATCAATAAGCGATTGGCGATTTTCTTGATTGCCGCCAAAACGTTTTAAAACGTTATCCCAGCCAGGGGGAGCAAAGCCTATTGCAAAGCGTGTAATCACCTCGCTGCTTAAGCCGCGTTTTGCCAGATACTGGCGCGCGGAGTCGGCGGCGGGCTGCATCAGAGACTGTTGGTAAAACGTGTTCAGACCGTCCAATAACTGATAGAGATTTTGCCGCTGATGGCGTTCTATCTGGCTCGGTCCGTTACCTGCTTCATAGGGCACTTCAAGGTTGTGCATGGCGGCCAGCTCTTCGACGGTTTCGACGAACTCGAGCTTGTCATAGTTCATCAGGAAGTCGATAGCATTGCCGTGCGCACCGCAGCCGAAGCAATGGTAAAACTGTTTTTCACCGTTGACGGTGAAGGAGGGGGTTTTCTCGTTATGGAACGGACAGCACGCGTGATAATTCTTGCCCTGCTTTTTCAGCTTCACCCGCGCATCGATCAGATCGATGATGTCGGTTCTTGCCAGCAGGTCATTAATGAATACACGTGGGATTCGTCCAGCCATATGCCCCTGTTTTTTGATGACTCATATACACAAAATCATTCAGGATGCATCAAGGCGGCAAGGGAGCGAATCCTCAGGAGCGTACATCAGTACGTGACTGGGGCGAACGACTGTAGCCAACACAGAGGCAGCTTGAATGATGACGTGTATAAACGAAAATAAGCCGCGCATTCCTTCCGGAAGCACGGCCTTACAACTACAACTCGGTCTGAATTGAGAGCTTTGCTCTCAACAGATTAGTACAGACGAGTGCGGCGTGCGTTTTCGCGAGCCAGTTTCTTCGCGTGACGTTTCACAGCAGAAGCTTTAGCGCGTTTACGTTCGGTAGTCGGTTTTTCATAGAACTCACGACGACGAACTTCCGCCAGAACACCTGCTTTTTCGCATGAACGTTTGAAGCGACGCAGTGCTACGTCGAACGGCTCGTTTTCACGTACTTTAATTACCGGCATGTAACTCTCACCTTTAATAAATTCGGTTTGCCGCTGGCATCAACGCCAGCTTATTTCAAAATGGTGCGGAATTTTACTGCAATTGCTGCTGCTTTGTAAAGCACCGATGCGATTTTGAAAGGGACTTTTATAAGGACAAAGAGTATACACGAAGTGAACGCCAGGGGTGAGCAAAGTTTTACATCGCGGGTCATTGGTCCTACACTGCGCGGTATTGAAACGAGGTAAAAACAACTCATGCGTGTACTGGGAATTGAAACATCCTGCGATGAAACCGGCATCGCCATTTATGACGACAAACAAGGTCTGTTAGCCAATCAATTGTATAGTCAGGTTAAATTACATGCCGACTACGGCGGTGTGGTGCCTGAACTGGCGTCACGCGACCACGTGCGCAAGACCGTCCCGCTGATTCAGGCGGCGCTGAAAGAAGCGGGCCTGACGGCAAAAGATATTGATGCCGTCGCGTATACGGCAGGGCCGGGTCTGGTTGGCGCGCTGCTGGTCGGCGCGACAGTCGGCCGCTCGCTGGCTTTCGCCTGGAACGTTCCGGCGATCCCGGTACACCATATGGAAGGGCATCTGTTGGCGCCGATGCTGGAAGATAACCCACCAGCGTTTCCGTTTGTCGCGCTGCTGGTCTCCGGCGGCCATACTCAGCTGATTAGCGTGACCGGCATTGGCCAGTACGAGCTGTTAGGCGAGTCAATCGACGATGCGGCGGGCGAAGCCTTCGATAAGACGGCGAAATTGCTGGGTCTGGATTATCCGGGCGGGCCGATGCTGTCGAAAATGGCTGCCCAGGGTACTGAAGGCCGTTTCATTTTCCCGCGACCGATGACCGATCGCCCGGGGCTCGACTTCAGCTTCTCCGGCCTGAAAACCTTTGCCGCCAACACCATTCGCAACAACGGCGATGATGAACAAACGCGCGCCGATATTGCCCGCGCGTTTGAAGACGCGGTCGTCGATACACTGATGATCAAATGCCGTCGCGCGTTGGATCAAACCGGCTTTAAGCGTCTGGTCATGGCAGGCGGTGTGAGCGCCAACCGCACGCTGCGCGCGAAGCTGGCGGAGATGATGAGCAAACGCGGTGGTGAGGTGTTTTATGCCCGTCCTGAGTTCTGCACCGATAACGGCGCAATGATTGCCTATGCCGGTATGGTGCGCCTGCAAGGCGGCGCTAACGCCAGCCTGGGAGTGACGGTACGGCCGCGTTGGCCGCTGGCGGAACTGCCTGCCGCCTGATACCCCTGTGACAAAACACAAAGCCGCCCATTATTGAGGCGGCTTTTTCATCTGTGGCTTATTGCCCCTGATAATCTTCGGCGTCGATATCGTATCCCGACGGCTCCCAGCGGATAAGCAGCAGCGATAGCAGGCCAATCAGCGGCGCGGCGGCAATGATCCAGAAGACGCGGGTATCCAGCGCGGCCACCAGCAGCGGGAAGAGAAATAAAGAGAGCGTCGAGCTGCCGCGCATCAGCGTCTGGTTGAGTCCGACGCCGACGCCGCGCAGCGATGTCGGATAGCTTAACGACGCGAAAGTCATGGTATGTGCGCCGGGGCCGAAGCCCTGACCGAAGAGAAACAGCGCCAGCATCGCCACTGCCGCGATTCCTTCACCAGCGCCGTCCGGGCGGCCAATCAGCGCCAGGCCGAGCAGCGCCGTCAACTGACAGCTATAGCCCGCCAGCGACATCCGCCAGGCTCCGAACCGTGGTACCAGACGCACTGCCAGGAGCCCGCCGACGAACGCGAACAGCAGATTCAGCGCCAGCGAGATCAAAATCGTCGTCAGCATTGACTGCACGAAGAAACTGGAAATGATCACTGGCAGGCCGAAGGCGACAGCGTTATAAGCAAACGAAGAGACGACCGACAGCAGAGTGGAGAGCGTCGTGCGGCGTAAATAGACGCCGCGGAACAGGCGCAGATAGTTGCTCCACTGGGCGGTACGTACCTTAGGTGCCGGTTTTTCCAACGCCTCCTGGGCGACGTGGGCATTGATATTGTAGGCCTGGCGTAGAATCGACGCCGCTTCGCGCAGATTGCCCTGGTTGGCGGCCCACACCGGCGATTCGCTCATATAGCGGCTGCGGATGGCGATAATCACCAGCGCCGGGATGGCGCCGAAGCCAAGAATAATACGCCATAGCCAGTCGCTGTGGCTTTCCGGCAAGACGGCGTAGAAGAAGAGCACCAGCAGATACGAAATGCTGATTGCGGCGTACCAGGTCGGGCACCACATTGCCACGCTGGCCGCCTTGTTACCGGGTCCCTTGAGCCTGGCGAATTCGCTGAGGAACGCCATCGCCACCGGCAGGTCTATTCCCACCCCTAAACCCATCACGAAGCGCGCGCCGGTGAGGATGTATTCGTTCGGCGCCAGCGCGCAGGCGATTGCCGCCACCACGAAGAACAGCATATCCGCCATAAAAACGCGGTAACGGCCAATTTTATCGGTGAGGTAACCGCCCAGCAGCGCGCCGACGATGGCGCCGAAGGTAATGGCCGAGGCGACCATACCAGTACCAGCGGGCGTCAGGTTGAATTCCCGGGTGATATCTTTCAGGCCGAAGGCCAGAGATCCAAGATCGTAGGCATCGAGGAAGATACCGCCAAGAGCGATCCCCATCACGATGCGCGCGTTATTACGCCCGCTGCTGCCTTCATTAATCAGCCGCGAAACATCCGCCGCGTTACTGATCCATCGTACTTCCCCGCCGGGCGATACCGAGCTTGTCGCAGGCGTCGCGTTAATTACGTCAGTCATGTTGTTGTTCTGTTTTCTCTTATAAAGAGCTTCAGAGTAAACAGCGGCGCGGGGGCGAAAAAATCACTTTTGGTTATAACTCATAACTAAGTGATTGTAGTGAAGGGATTATCTTTAGATTTCTATTTCGCCGGTATGATTGGCTGGAAAAGCGGGAAATAGAATATGTTTGTGGCGGCAGCCAGGCCCGGCATGGGCTGCCGGGCGCGGAGATTATTTCTGCTCTGGCGTTTTTTTCTTCTTCTTGAAGCGTGACCAGATTTTGGTTTCCTGACGACGCCACAGACGCTGAATATTGTCGTGATGACGCAGCAGAATCAGGCAGGAGAGCATGGAAACCGGGAAGGTATACTGTGGTTTAAACCACCAGACGTAGAAGGGAGCGATCAGCGCGCTGACGATCGCGCCCAACGACGAATAACCGCTGAGCAGAATGGTCAGCAACCAGGTGCCCGCCATGACGCCGGTGAGATCCCAGCCGATAGGGGCGATAGCGCCGAAAGCCGTCGCCACGCCTTTGCCGCCGCGGAAATTAAAGAATACCGGCCAGATATGGCCTACGCAGGCGGCGATCGCCACCAGTCCGAGCCAGAACGGCGTCAGACCGAGTGCCCAGGCGCCCCATACTGGCAGCATGCCCTTCAGGACATCAAAAATTAATACCGCTACGGCTGCTCCCTTGCCGCCAATTCGGAGTACGTTCGTCGCCCCAGGATTGCCGGAACCGCTATCGCGAGGATCGGGCAAACCAGCAAGACGGCACACCAGAATGGCGCTGGAAATTGAGCCGCAGAGGTAGGCGAGGATAACAAGTCCAGGCGCGATTGCACTCATCAGCTGTTCCATTTTGAAAACGTCGTTAGATCCCCGCTCATCTTCGTATTAACAGCATGTTGGCTTTCTCTGCGCAATAGGTTACATAGTGATGCTGTTATGTTCCTGGAGTCTTGCCGTATCGCCGCTGTCAGGCCACGTGATTTCTTTAGGGGATGTCTTTGCATCTGTGGATAATACGCATAAATCGCCGGAAGTGGTATCCGGTTTAGCCAAAAAGCAGGCAGGTCGTGATGGATATTGTATTTATAGAACAACTTTCGGTAATCACCACTATTGGTGTTTATGACTGGGAACAGACCATCGAACAGAAATTAGTGTTCGATATCGAAATGGCGTGGGATAACCGCAAAGCGGCGGCCAGCGACGATGTGAGCGATTGTCTAAGTTATGCTGATATCAGCGAACTGGTTATCAACCACGTCGAGGGCGGGCGCTTTGCGCTGGTGGAGCGCGTGGCGGAAGAGATAGCCGACCTGCTGTTGCAAAAATTCCACTCGCCGTGGGTACGTATTAAAGTCAGTAAGCCCGGTGCGGTGGCGCGTGCGGCTAACGTCGGGGTTATCATTGAGCGTGGCAGTAATCTGAAACAAAACGTTTCACGTCATATTGTTTAAACAAATCTATTTTATACCGGTCATAGTGCCTGGGTTTTAATTTTATTTTTTCTTTTTAAGGGTTTATTGAATGGGCGATATACACTCGCTGCTGATAGCGGCAATATTGGGTGTGGTTGAAGGGTTAACGGAATTTCTACCTGTCTCCAGTACTGGTCATATGATTATCGTCGGTCATCTCCTGGGGTTTGAAGGCGATACCGCCAATACATTTGAAGTTGTCATCCAGTTAGGTTCTATCCTGGCTGTCGTCGTGGTGTTCTGGCGCCGTCTGTTTGGCCTGATTGGTATTCATTTCGGCAGACCGCCGGTGCATGAAGGTGAAGGTTCCGGGCGCTTATCGCTGATTCATATCCTGTTAGGCATGATCCCGGCAGTGGTGCTGGGGTTGGTATTCCATGATCTGATCAAATCGCTGTTCAACCCGGTTAACGTGATGTACGCACTGATCGTTGGCGGTTTCCTGCTGATTGCGGCGGAACTGTTCAAACCGAAAACGCCGCGCGCGGTGGGGATTGACGATATGACCTATCGTCAGGCGTTCGCTATCGGCTGCTTCCAGTGTCTGGCGCTGTGGCCGGGCTTTTCCCGTTCCGGGGCGACGATTTCCGGCGGGATGCTGATGGGCGTCAGCCGCTATGCGGCCTCCGAATTTTCTTTCCTGCTGGCAGTGCCGATGATGATGGGCGCCACTGTACTGGATGTCTACAAGAGCATTGGCTTCCTCAATGCGGGTGATATCCCGATGTTCGCCGTCGGCTTTATCATGGCCTTCGTCGTGGCGCTGATCGCGATTAAAACCTTCTTGCAGCTGATTAAACGTATCTCGTTTATTCCGTTCGCTATCTACCGCTTTATCGTCGCGGCAGCCGTCTACGTGGTCTTCTTCTAAGGCCTGAGCCCTCAGCCTTGCGGCTGGGGGCAACGTTGTTCTTTCCACTGCGCAACCGCCGCAATTCTCCGCTGCGTGAGTTCATCGCGAATTTCCAGTCCTTTAAATCCGGCCGCAACCACCTCTTTGGTGGAAACCGATTTCGCTACTTCCCAGGCTTCAAGCAGCAGGCGCCCCTGCGGGTAATCGCAGGATTCAAAACCGGTGCGGCCGCGCACGTCAGCCTCGCTGGTGAGGGCGATTTGTTGTACGCGCTGCGGTTTGCGCCAGGCGTCGATGTTATCAAACAGTTTAA includes these proteins:
- the bacA gene encoding undecaprenyl-diphosphate phosphatase yields the protein MGDIHSLLIAAILGVVEGLTEFLPVSSTGHMIIVGHLLGFEGDTANTFEVVIQLGSILAVVVVFWRRLFGLIGIHFGRPPVHEGEGSGRLSLIHILLGMIPAVVLGLVFHDLIKSLFNPVNVMYALIVGGFLLIAAELFKPKTPRAVGIDDMTYRQAFAIGCFQCLALWPGFSRSGATISGGMLMGVSRYAASEFSFLLAVPMMMGATVLDVYKSIGFLNAGDIPMFAVGFIMAFVVALIAIKTFLQLIKRISFIPFAIYRFIVAAAVYVVFF
- a CDS encoding MFS transporter, which produces MTDVINATPATSSVSPGGEVRWISNAADVSRLINEGSSGRNNARIVMGIALGGIFLDAYDLGSLAFGLKDITREFNLTPAGTGMVASAITFGAIVGALLGGYLTDKIGRYRVFMADMLFFVVAAIACALAPNEYILTGARFVMGLGVGIDLPVAMAFLSEFARLKGPGNKAASVAMWCPTWYAAISISYLLVLFFYAVLPESHSDWLWRIILGFGAIPALVIIAIRSRYMSESPVWAANQGNLREAASILRQAYNINAHVAQEALEKPAPKVRTAQWSNYLRLFRGVYLRRTTLSTLLSVVSSFAYNAVAFGLPVIISSFFVQSMLTTILISLALNLLFAFVGGLLAVRLVPRFGAWRMSLAGYSCQLTALLGLALIGRPDGAGEGIAAVAMLALFLFGQGFGPGAHTMTFASLSYPTSLRGVGVGLNQTLMRGSSTLSLFLFPLLVAALDTRVFWIIAAAPLIGLLSLLLIRWEPSGYDIDAEDYQGQ
- the plsY gene encoding glycerol-3-phosphate 1-O-acyltransferase PlsY; the protein is MSAIAPGLVILAYLCGSISSAILVCRLAGLPDPRDSGSGNPGATNVLRIGGKGAAVAVLIFDVLKGMLPVWGAWALGLTPFWLGLVAIAACVGHIWPVFFNFRGGKGVATAFGAIAPIGWDLTGVMAGTWLLTILLSGYSSLGAIVSALIAPFYVWWFKPQYTFPVSMLSCLILLRHHDNIQRLWRRQETKIWSRFKKKKKTPEQK
- the rpoD gene encoding RNA polymerase sigma factor RpoD — translated: MEQNPQSQLKLLVQRGKEQGYLTYAEVNDHLPEDIVDSDQIEDIIQMINDMGIQVMEEAPDADDLLLAETSNNTDEDAEEAAAQVLSSVESEIGRTTDPVRMYMREMGTVELLTREGEIDIAKRIEDGINQVQCSVAEYPEAITYLLEQYDRVEAEEARLSDLITGFVDPNAEEDMAPTATHVGSELSQEEMDDDDDEEEDDDDDSSDDDNSIDPELAREKFGELRTQYELTRDTIKAKGRSHAIAQEEILKLSEVFKQFRLVPKQFDYLVNSMRSMMDRVRTQERIIMKLCVEQCKMPKKNFITLFTGNETSETWFNAAVAMNKPWSEKLHDVKEDVQRGLQKLQQIEEETGLTIEQVKDINRRMSIGEAKARRAKKEMVEANLRLVISIAKKYTNRGLQFLDLIQEGNIGLMKAVDKFEYRRGYKFSTYATWWIRQAITRSIADQARTIRIPVHMIETINKLNRISRQMLQEMGREPTPEELAERMLMPEDKIRKVLKIAKEPISMETPIGDDEDSHLGDFIEDTTLELPLDSATTESLRAATHDVLAGLTAREAKVLRMRFGIDMNTDHTLEEVGKQFDVTRERIRQIEAKALRKLRHPSRSEVLRSFLDD
- the folB gene encoding bifunctional dihydroneopterin aldolase/7,8-dihydroneopterin epimerase is translated as MDIVFIEQLSVITTIGVYDWEQTIEQKLVFDIEMAWDNRKAAASDDVSDCLSYADISELVINHVEGGRFALVERVAEEIADLLLQKFHSPWVRIKVSKPGAVARAANVGVIIERGSNLKQNVSRHIV
- the tsaD gene encoding tRNA (adenosine(37)-N6)-threonylcarbamoyltransferase complex transferase subunit TsaD is translated as MRVLGIETSCDETGIAIYDDKQGLLANQLYSQVKLHADYGGVVPELASRDHVRKTVPLIQAALKEAGLTAKDIDAVAYTAGPGLVGALLVGATVGRSLAFAWNVPAIPVHHMEGHLLAPMLEDNPPAFPFVALLVSGGHTQLISVTGIGQYELLGESIDDAAGEAFDKTAKLLGLDYPGGPMLSKMAAQGTEGRFIFPRPMTDRPGLDFSFSGLKTFAANTIRNNGDDEQTRADIARAFEDAVVDTLMIKCRRALDQTGFKRLVMAGGVSANRTLRAKLAEMMSKRGGEVFYARPEFCTDNGAMIAYAGMVRLQGGANASLGVTVRPRWPLAELPAA
- the rpsU gene encoding 30S ribosomal protein S21, coding for MPVIKVRENEPFDVALRRFKRSCEKAGVLAEVRRREFYEKPTTERKRAKASAVKRHAKKLARENARRTRLY
- the dnaG gene encoding DNA primase, producing the protein MAGRIPRVFINDLLARTDIIDLIDARVKLKKQGKNYHACCPFHNEKTPSFTVNGEKQFYHCFGCGAHGNAIDFLMNYDKLEFVETVEELAAMHNLEVPYEAGNGPSQIERHQRQNLYQLLDGLNTFYQQSLMQPAADSARQYLAKRGLSSEVITRFAIGFAPPGWDNVLKRFGGNQENRQSLIDAGMLVTNDQGRSYDRFRERVMFPIRDKRGRVIGFGGRVLGDALPKYLNSPETDIFHKGRQLYGLYEAQQDNAEPQRLLVVEGYMDVVALAQYGINYAVASLGTSTTADHIQLLFRATNQVICCYDGDRAGRDAAWRALETALPYMTDGRQLRFMFLPDGEDPDTLVRKEGKEAFEARMEQAQPLSTFLFNSLMPQVDLSTPDGRAQLSTLALPLITQVPGETLRIYLRQELGNKLGILDDAQLERLMPKQAENNAQRPAPQLKRTTMRILIGLLVQNPDLAPLVPPLVGLDQQKMPGLGLFSELVNTCLSQPGLTTGQLLEQYRGTNEAATLEKLSMWDDIADKDIAEQTFTDSLNHMFDSLLELRQEELIARDRTHGLSSEERRELWTISQELAKK